GGTAATACCACCAATCGGGAATTTTATCATCTAAAATATCAAAACACGCAGTAGAATACCAATTGGGAAGGCTATAGTCATCACAAACCAATAAGCATACTATACCATCCGCAAGATCCATACCGAAAACATCATATTCTTTACCAATGCTTAAGTCATATACAGCTTCATCTTCTTCCCCTTCTGCTCTAATACCCTTGATTTGATATCCGCGATTATATTTGCACTTTACACGCATAACCCCCGCCTAATTATATAAAGATTTATGATAAATGTTTTCATAGTAATTGTTATAAATCACTTAGTGTATATTTGTAATTATTAAGCTCTCACATCTCCTGCCGGCCGGTCAGGGCCCGGCTCAATGTCACCTCGTCGGAAAACTCCAGATCGCTGCCCACCGGCAGACCCCGGGCTATCCGTGTCACCTTTATCCCCAGCGGCTTGACCAGCTTCATCAGGTACAGCGCGGTGGCCTCACCCTCGGCGTTGGGGTTGGTGGCGATGATCATCTCTTTCACCTCGGTCTTCTCCAACCTTACCATCAATTCCCGTATCCGCAGGTCGTCCGGGCCGATGCCGTCCAGCGGCGAAAGATGCCCCTGCAGGACATGGTACAGCCCTTTGAACTCCGAGGTCTTCTCGATGGCCAGCAGGTCGTTGGTCTCCTCCACCACGCAGATAAGCAATGACTCCCGCTTGACATCCTGGCAGATGGTGCAGAGGTCGTTCTCCGAGGCGTTGTAGCACTGGACGCAGAAGCGGACCTTCTCCTTAAGCTCCACGATGGCGTTGGCCAGGGCCACCGCATCCTCTTTGCTGGACTTAAGCAGATAGAAAGCCAGGCGCTGGGCGGTCTTCCGCCCGATGCCGGGAAGCTTCATCAGCTCGTCTATGGTGCGCGACAGTATTTCCGATCCGTAATGCATATATTCTTTCTACCCCACCCTTGTCCCTCCCCTCGAGGGGAGGGGATGAGGGAGAGGTTTAAAACATCCCCGGGAGGCTCATGCCGCCGGTCAGGCCGGACATCTCCTTGGCCGCCAGGTCGCGGGACATCTTGATGGCCTCCTGCACACCGCTTAGAACCAGGTCCTGCAGCATATCGGCTTCTTCGGGCTTGATGATCTCCGGCGAGATCTTTATATCCAGGATATTCTGCTGGCCGTCGGCCGTCACCTTGACCATGCCGCCGCCCACCGAAGCCTCCACCCGCTTATTGGCCAGTTCTTTCTGGATGCTTTCCATTTTGGTCTGCATCATCTGGGCCTGCTTTAAAATATCCCCCATTCCCTTGGCCATCGTGTCTCCTTAGTGTGTTCAATATTAAATGTCACCCTGGCCCGGCACCCTGTTTGACAAGCCGAATGGGTGAATACTGCCCTCCTATAGCCCGTGTCTCCTCGAAGTTTACTCAGGATGACAGCCCTTTTATTATTTAATTCGATTGTCACCCTGAGCCCGGCACCATGTCTGACAAGCCGAACGGGTGAATACTGCCCTCCTACAACCTGTGTCGCTTCGAAGTGTACTCAGGATGACAGGGCTACACCACCTCGCCGTCCACCGCATCCATGAAGCTCTTCAGCTGGGGCGATTCCATGACCTCGGATTTCCTGCGGTCTACCTCATCCTGCCGGCTCAGGCGCTTGGCGGTCTCTTTTACCTGCGGCGTCTGGGAGGCCTGGGGGGCCTGGCTTTTTTCAATCTGGCAGATAACCTTAAGTTTCTGCCCCCATAATTTCAGGGTCTCCTCCTGGATCAGCTCCTGGTAGATCTTGTCCTCCAGAGATTTTTTATGGAAGTTGGCCTGCGGGCCGAAGCTCAGTATCAAACTGCCGTCGCTGACCCCTACGGGACGAGCCGAGGCCAGGCAGGTCCCGGCGGTCATATGCCGCTCCTGGACCGCTGTTATCAGCCTCTGCCACAGGGATTCGAAGTCCTGGTTCACCGGCTCGGCGGAAACGGTGTATTCAGCCGGTTCTTCTTTTACCGGACTGACATCCAGTTTAGCCGGCTTGAAGGGTTTTACGGCCGGAGCCGGCTGTTCCTCTTTCTTCGGATCGTCCCCGCCCTGGTTTAATAATTTTATCACTTCCTCCAGCCGGACGGTGGAGTCAAGATTGCATAGGCGCAGGCAGGCCATCTCCAGTATCAGCCGGGCCTGGGAACT
This portion of the Candidatus Edwardsbacteria bacterium genome encodes:
- a CDS encoding YbaB/EbfC family nucleoid-associated protein, coding for MAKGMGDILKQAQMMQTKMESIQKELANKRVEASVGGGMVKVTADGQQNILDIKISPEIIKPEEADMLQDLVLSGVQEAIKMSRDLAAKEMSGLTGGMSLPGMF
- the recR gene encoding recombination mediator RecR is translated as MHYGSEILSRTIDELMKLPGIGRKTAQRLAFYLLKSSKEDAVALANAIVELKEKVRFCVQCYNASENDLCTICQDVKRESLLICVVEETNDLLAIEKTSEFKGLYHVLQGHLSPLDGIGPDDLRIRELMVRLEKTEVKEMIIATNPNAEGEATALYLMKLVKPLGIKVTRIARGLPVGSDLEFSDEVTLSRALTGRQEM